Within the Temnothorax longispinosus isolate EJ_2023e unplaced genomic scaffold, Tlon_JGU_v1 HiC_scaffold_104, whole genome shotgun sequence genome, the region TTTAGTCACTTTAGTGTGGTATGAGCTAACAATTCACacgatattatatatctacttAGCGCATTGCACGTCGGATCGCAGTCGAAGCAACACGCTACAAATTTTCTACTTTATCGAAACTCTTGtacaatttaattgatttctgtaaatttatcACATTAAGGTATTGTCGgatcgagaaaaaaatatatattttgcaaacgCAAGAAGTTTAATAGCCAATTATTACCTAACTGTTCACATGTATGATAATATtagtagatataaataaatgtataaatgattaaaattgattacagaggatataaagtaaaaattgttatgaCTGTCGACAGGGCATGGCTGCGATACTTCGTAAGAATATTTGGGAGAGCGATCCCGAGCTCTTCGAGCTGatgaagaaggagaagaaacgGCAGGAATCCGGGCTGGAGCTGATCGCGAGTGAAAACTTCACGTCTCTCAGCGTACTTCAGTGCCTGAGTTCGTGTTTGCACAACAAGTACAGCGAAGGATTGCCTGGTCAAAGGTGAGATTACGTATCACGTACGATTACTTTTTCATACCGCGTTCCTCTTACGAGCATATCCCTCGTTCAAGACTGACTATTTTGTTGTTGTTATTGCACTCGTAGGTACTACGGTGGAAACGAATTTATCGATGAAATTGAATTGCTGGCGCAGAAACGCGCCTTGGAAGCCTTCAATCTGGATCCTGAGCTATGGGGCTGCAACGTGCAACCCTATTCGGGAAGTCCGGCGAATTTCGCGGTCTACACGGGCCTGTTGGAGCCTCACGGACGTATAATGGGTTTGGATCTACCCGATGGTGGTCATCTCACTCATGGTAAACGCGAATAAATCGAAGAAACTGCACGTGCATGTTGGGCACTGTTTCGTTTAAACTGTGTTTGTGCGCTAGGTTTCTTCACGGCGACCAAGAAGATCTCTGCTACATCCATCTTCTTCGAATCGATGCCGTACAAGGTTGATCCTACGACCGGCTTGATCGACTACGATGGACTCGCGAAGCAGGCGAGATTGTTCAAGCCGAAAGTCATCATCGCTGGAGTCTCATGCTATAGCAGGTGCCTGGACTACAAACGTTTTCGCGAAATTGCCGACGAGAACAACGCCTACCTCTTCAGCGACATGGCTCACGTGTCCGGACTGGTCGCCGCCGGATTAATACCCAGTCCTTTCGAATTTAGTGACGTTGTCTCGACAACTACACATAAAACTTTACGGTATGGAGCCATTTCCTAATGATTGCgagcatattttttatcgtagtgattaaaataatagagcGAGATGTTTTCTTTGTCCAATTCCTCACAGAGGCCCGCGCGCTGGCGTTATTTTCTTCCGGAAAGGCGTCCGAAGCGTCACGAAGGATGGCAAGAATATTATGTACGACATAGAGAGTAGAATAAATCAAGCGGTCTTCCCGGGTCTTCAAGGTGGGCCTCATAATCACGCTATCGCCGCTATAGCTACCACTATGAAACAGGTGAAGACACCGGAATTCCTCGAGTATCAGAAGCAAGTGGTGCTTAACGCGAAGAGATTGTGCGCCGGTTTGCAAGAGCGCGGTTATAACATCAGCTCCAACGGCACGGACGTCCATATGCTGTTGGTGGATCTACGATCTGCGGGCGTAACCGGCTCAAAGGCTGAGAAGATCTTGGAAGACATTTCTGTCGCCTGTAATAAGAACACTGTTCCCGGTGACAAAAGTGCGTTGAATCCTAGTGGTATCCGTTTAGGAACGCCCGCGCTCACTACTCGTGGCTTAGTCGAGAAAGATATGGATAAAGTTGTGGACTTTATAGACAGAggtattacaaatatttcagtCTCACAAGAACTCGTTAGTGTTCAGTGACTTCGATTGCAGAATTACGAAAGAATACTATGgcgatttatatttgttatttgtgaCATTTTTATGTAACGAGGAACAGTTTCTGAGCACTAACGAATCAAACATTGTAACTTAAATACGTATAGCATATAAtgagattaataataaattcaatattatttctgtataGGATTGCAACTTTCGAAGGAAGTGAGTGCTATTTCCGGCCCAAAGCTGGTTGACTACAAGAGAGTATTAAATACCGATGAGAATATTAAAGCAAAGGTTGCGGCTCTGAGGGAGGAAGTGGAAACTTTCTCGAGGCAATTTTCGATTCCTGGTCACGAAACATATTAACCACGAAACATACTTCGCTTAATGctccaatt harbors:
- the Shmt gene encoding serine hydroxymethyltransferase isoform X2, with the protein product MAGNWSSLNRRGFQLVENLLRARGRHIKDFADQGRLADAYGPPRSRGYHLSTTCCTPELGMAAILRKNIWESDPELFELMKKEKKRQESGLELIASENFTSLSVLQCLSSCLHNKYSEGLPGQRYYGGNEFIDEIELLAQKRALEAFNLDPELWGCNVQPYSGSPANFAVYTGLLEPHGRIMGLDLPDGGHLTHGFFTATKKISATSIFFESMPYKVDPTTGLIDYDGLAKQARLFKPKVIIAGVSCYSRCLDYKRFREIADENNAYLFSDMAHVSGLVAAGLIPSPFEFSDVVSTTTHKTLRGPRAGVIFFRKGVRSVTKDGKNIMYDIESRINQAVFPGLQGGPHNHAIAAIATTMKQVKTPEFLEYQKQVVLNAKRLCAGLQERGYNISSNGTDVHMLLVDLRSAGVTGSKAEKILEDISVACNKNTVPGDKSALNPSGIRLGTPALTTRGLVEKDMDKVVDFIDRGLQLSKEVSAISGPKLVDYKRVLNTDENIKAKVAALREEVETFSRQFSIPGHETY
- the Shmt gene encoding serine hydroxymethyltransferase isoform X1, which encodes MSDKNIIIPDILPETAETDSDDQLTPPEIAQIAKNTIEDLPSKSKEKYTNTYNKFIQWTIDKKTFISESTILTYLTELSKIHKPSTLWSTYSTLKTTLNINNNININKYDRLIPFLKRQSQGYTPKKSKVLTSEQIQKFLNEADDQKYLLIKVAMIFGICGASRREDLIKIKVNDIEDKETILLVKIPTTKPYKPRSFIITDEFYTISKKYINLRPKNVQTSRFFLNYQNGKCIKKPVGINKFGKIPTIIASYLQLANPHSYTGTFRRTSATLLGDSGADITTLKRRWKSNTVAEGYIEDSISINDKNNYFGMAAILRKNIWESDPELFELMKKEKKRQESGLELIASENFTSLSVLQCLSSCLHNKYSEGLPGQRYYGGNEFIDEIELLAQKRALEAFNLDPELWGCNVQPYSGSPANFAVYTGLLEPHGRIMGLDLPDGGHLTHGFFTATKKISATSIFFESMPYKVDPTTGLIDYDGLAKQARLFKPKVIIAGVSCYSRCLDYKRFREIADENNAYLFSDMAHVSGLVAAGLIPSPFEFSDVVSTTTHKTLRGPRAGVIFFRKGVRSVTKDGKNIMYDIESRINQAVFPGLQGGPHNHAIAAIATTMKQVKTPEFLEYQKQVVLNAKRLCAGLQERGYNISSNGTDVHMLLVDLRSAGVTGSKAEKILEDISVACNKNTVPGDKSALNPSGIRLGTPALTTRGLVEKDMDKVVDFIDRGLQLSKEVSAISGPKLVDYKRVLNTDENIKAKVAALREEVETFSRQFSIPGHETY
- the Shmt gene encoding serine hydroxymethyltransferase isoform X3, which codes for MAAILRKNIWESDPELFELMKKEKKRQESGLELIASENFTSLSVLQCLSSCLHNKYSEGLPGQRYYGGNEFIDEIELLAQKRALEAFNLDPELWGCNVQPYSGSPANFAVYTGLLEPHGRIMGLDLPDGGHLTHGFFTATKKISATSIFFESMPYKVDPTTGLIDYDGLAKQARLFKPKVIIAGVSCYSRCLDYKRFREIADENNAYLFSDMAHVSGLVAAGLIPSPFEFSDVVSTTTHKTLRGPRAGVIFFRKGVRSVTKDGKNIMYDIESRINQAVFPGLQGGPHNHAIAAIATTMKQVKTPEFLEYQKQVVLNAKRLCAGLQERGYNISSNGTDVHMLLVDLRSAGVTGSKAEKILEDISVACNKNTVPGDKSALNPSGIRLGTPALTTRGLVEKDMDKVVDFIDRGLQLSKEVSAISGPKLVDYKRVLNTDENIKAKVAALREEVETFSRQFSIPGHETY